From one Bradyrhizobium sp. Ash2021 genomic stretch:
- a CDS encoding winged helix-turn-helix domain-containing protein, whose product MLALRNSHKGEVVAFGPFRLLVAERLLMRGEEPLSIGDRALDLLIALAKRPGQVLTLKELSAAAWPGIAAEDANLRVHIATVRRVLGDGRDGARYITNVAGRGYCFVATAHQSEQWAAASTRAIQSLPPRLQRMIGRDENIDSVRSGVISQRFVNIVGAGGMGKTTVAIAVAHAMTKVFDGRICFVDCSALEDGALVVPAVASAVGYHAQTEGSLPALVAFLADQTLLLILDSCEHVVDTVAALTESLLRDAPFVHIVATSREPLQVLGETLYWLPPLEFPPDEATIADVLSFPAVQLFLERAAAGGYTEAVGQADASIVASICRQLDGIPLAIELIAGQVSRYGIRGVSGLISDRLALSWQGRRSASRHQTLRATLDWSYDLLSEDEKTVLCRLSLFVGPFTLQAAQSVAAEPEEAAPHFIGTVTKLVDKSLLLACSGDDAGSYRLLDTSRAYAALKLGGREAQRTIARRHAIFFAESLEATRPDLFENRRSQTHAGKIGDVRAALQWSFSPSGEAAVGVALALRAAVLFLNSSMLSDCQHWCRKAILALDDTSRGTRSELTLQVSLAMSSMFAQGDSGEVDQALERGIALAESLRETDQLLHLLAGRNLFQMRAGDFAGARAAAERYSAVAAELGGAREKVVGDWMLGGSDHLLGNQAEAQRHYERGFERAAATGLSRSHYFGFDHELWARIGLSRTLWLRGFPTSAAHFAQRGIDFARRDGHPVTLCICLIYGSEVFLWRGDEEVAQELIDELISVAENYSLVPYHACGLVRLGELLVAQHKAAAGIEHLRRARTILSTERNYILFPTISRTLTDGLLQEGRPQEALDVINATVANAERGNGTFELPDLLRIKATALLALSPRNLATAETLLTASLDLGRQQSSLAWELRSAISLYHLWTEQGRAEAARDVLSNMYSRYTEGFETADLRAARTLLYG is encoded by the coding sequence ATGCTCGCTCTTAGGAATTCCCATAAAGGCGAGGTCGTCGCCTTCGGTCCTTTCAGGCTGCTCGTGGCCGAGAGGTTGTTGATGAGAGGCGAAGAGCCGCTTTCGATAGGCGATCGAGCGCTCGATCTTCTGATCGCGCTCGCGAAGCGGCCTGGCCAAGTTCTCACTCTTAAGGAGCTAAGCGCGGCGGCTTGGCCTGGCATTGCGGCGGAGGACGCCAACCTTCGCGTACATATCGCCACTGTCCGCAGAGTGCTGGGCGATGGTCGGGATGGGGCGCGTTACATCACGAACGTGGCCGGCAGGGGCTATTGCTTTGTCGCGACGGCTCACCAATCGGAGCAATGGGCGGCAGCATCGACCCGGGCAATCCAGAGCCTGCCTCCGCGCCTACAACGGATGATCGGTCGTGACGAGAACATCGACTCCGTGAGATCGGGGGTTATTTCCCAGAGATTCGTGAACATTGTTGGCGCTGGCGGCATGGGCAAGACGACGGTGGCCATCGCCGTCGCTCACGCGATGACGAAGGTTTTCGACGGCCGGATCTGTTTCGTGGACTGTTCCGCTCTGGAGGACGGCGCGCTCGTCGTTCCGGCCGTTGCATCGGCTGTCGGTTACCACGCTCAGACGGAAGGCTCTCTCCCTGCGCTGGTGGCTTTTCTCGCCGACCAAACACTTCTTCTCATTCTTGATAGCTGCGAGCATGTCGTGGACACCGTCGCAGCTCTGACTGAATCCCTCTTACGCGATGCCCCTTTCGTTCACATTGTCGCTACAAGTCGCGAGCCACTGCAAGTTCTCGGTGAAACTCTCTACTGGCTTCCGCCGCTTGAATTTCCACCGGACGAAGCGACCATTGCCGATGTTCTTTCTTTTCCGGCGGTCCAGCTTTTTTTGGAGCGAGCGGCGGCCGGTGGTTACACTGAAGCCGTTGGACAGGCAGACGCGAGCATCGTCGCGAGTATTTGCCGCCAACTCGATGGTATTCCGTTGGCGATCGAGTTGATAGCCGGTCAAGTAAGCAGATACGGAATTCGGGGCGTTTCCGGACTGATCAGCGACCGGCTGGCGCTGTCTTGGCAAGGTCGTCGTAGCGCGTCGCGACATCAGACTTTGCGGGCGACACTCGATTGGAGCTACGATCTCCTATCGGAGGACGAGAAAACAGTTCTCTGCAGATTGTCGCTTTTCGTCGGGCCCTTCACCCTACAAGCCGCACAATCGGTGGCAGCCGAGCCGGAGGAAGCCGCACCGCACTTCATCGGCACGGTTACCAAGCTAGTCGACAAGTCGCTCCTTTTGGCGTGCTCTGGCGACGACGCGGGCTCATATCGCCTTCTGGACACGTCGCGGGCCTATGCCGCTCTGAAACTGGGCGGACGAGAGGCGCAACGCACGATCGCAAGACGCCATGCGATCTTTTTCGCCGAGAGCCTAGAGGCGACCCGTCCTGATTTATTCGAAAACCGGCGCAGCCAAACGCACGCCGGTAAGATCGGAGACGTAAGAGCGGCGTTGCAGTGGAGCTTTTCGCCGTCAGGTGAAGCGGCGGTGGGAGTCGCCCTCGCACTCCGCGCCGCCGTCCTCTTCCTGAACTCGTCGATGTTGAGCGACTGCCAGCATTGGTGCCGAAAGGCCATCTTAGCACTGGACGACACAAGTCGGGGAACCCGAAGTGAGCTGACGCTACAAGTCTCGCTCGCAATGTCGTCGATGTTCGCTCAAGGCGACAGCGGAGAGGTCGATCAGGCCTTGGAGCGCGGAATCGCACTCGCCGAGTCGCTGCGGGAAACCGATCAGCTATTGCATCTGCTCGCCGGTCGGAATCTCTTTCAAATGCGAGCCGGAGATTTCGCGGGCGCGCGCGCTGCCGCGGAGCGCTACTCAGCCGTGGCCGCCGAGTTGGGCGGTGCGCGGGAGAAGGTGGTAGGCGATTGGATGCTAGGGGGAAGCGACCATCTCCTCGGGAACCAAGCGGAGGCGCAGCGCCATTACGAAAGGGGTTTCGAGCGCGCCGCGGCAACCGGATTGAGCCGAAGTCACTACTTCGGCTTTGATCACGAATTGTGGGCTCGCATTGGACTTTCCAGAACCCTGTGGTTAAGGGGCTTCCCAACCAGCGCAGCGCATTTTGCTCAGCGCGGCATCGATTTCGCGCGACGAGACGGGCATCCGGTCACGTTGTGCATATGCTTGATCTATGGCTCCGAGGTCTTTCTTTGGCGTGGCGATGAGGAGGTTGCGCAAGAGCTCATCGACGAACTGATTTCCGTTGCCGAGAACTATTCGCTGGTCCCTTATCATGCGTGTGGGCTCGTTAGATTGGGTGAGCTTCTTGTCGCGCAGCACAAAGCGGCTGCAGGCATCGAGCATCTCCGCCGTGCACGCACGATTCTGTCCACCGAGCGGAATTATATTCTGTTTCCGACGATTTCCCGCACTCTGACGGACGGATTGCTCCAAGAGGGCAGGCCACAGGAGGCGCTCGATGTCATCAACGCAACCGTTGCGAATGCAGAGCGCGGCAACGGGACCTTCGAACTCCCCGATCTGCTTCGCATTAAAGCCACAGCGCTCCTGGCGCTGTCCCCCCGAAACTTGGCAACCGCGGAGACACTGCTGACGGCGTCACTGGACCTTGGCAGACAGCAATCGTCTTTGGCTTGGGAATTGCGTTCCGCGATTTCGCTATACCACTTGTGGACCGAGCAGGGGCGCGCGGAAGCGGCGCGCGACGTGCTGTCGAACATGTATAGCCGATATACGGAGGGGTTCGAGACGGCAGATCTGCGCGCCGCCCGCACGCTCTTGTACGGCTAA
- a CDS encoding AraC family transcriptional regulator, which yields MDKSGLHTPSLHYGPRLGEALGLEDAPAIVTRTLGQSEIAVTDLQIKKPSGMLSAALPRIDAFMVTLVMTDAAKNCYWEDGRHVSSAPLQAGQILISDVRREPRVLMDRVAHSVLFYLPRAAMDALADQAGAPRVDELQYEPGAGISDETVKHLGLSLMPAFRAPDQSNRLFMDHVMLAFASHTLQKYGGIRMLSKPIKGGLAPWQERLSKELIANNLSGAISLEEIAIACGLSVGHFSRAFRKASGLAPHAWLLRARVESAKVMLRDRDASLSAVALRCGFADRSHFTRVFTKLVGISPRAWGNLTNE from the coding sequence ATGGATAAATCCGGCTTGCACACCCCCTCCCTCCATTACGGGCCAAGACTCGGAGAAGCGCTCGGTCTCGAGGATGCGCCCGCCATCGTGACGCGAACGCTGGGTCAATCCGAGATTGCCGTTACCGACCTCCAAATCAAGAAGCCGTCAGGCATGCTGTCGGCCGCTCTGCCGCGTATCGACGCCTTTATGGTCACCTTGGTCATGACCGACGCCGCCAAGAATTGCTATTGGGAGGACGGTCGCCACGTTTCATCGGCGCCGCTTCAGGCGGGGCAAATCCTTATCAGCGATGTGAGGCGGGAGCCGCGCGTGCTGATGGACAGAGTTGCCCACTCCGTCCTCTTCTATCTGCCCAGAGCGGCAATGGACGCTCTCGCAGATCAGGCCGGCGCACCCCGCGTCGACGAACTTCAGTATGAACCTGGTGCAGGGATCTCGGACGAGACAGTCAAGCATCTGGGCCTATCGCTGATGCCAGCGTTTCGCGCGCCCGATCAATCCAATCGTCTGTTCATGGATCATGTTATGCTCGCTTTCGCGAGCCATACCTTGCAAAAATACGGCGGAATCCGAATGCTTTCGAAGCCTATCAAGGGTGGGCTCGCGCCATGGCAGGAGCGATTGTCGAAGGAATTGATTGCGAACAATCTGTCTGGTGCGATTTCACTCGAAGAAATTGCCATTGCGTGCGGCCTTTCGGTTGGCCACTTCTCGCGGGCATTCCGCAAAGCGAGCGGCCTCGCTCCGCACGCCTGGCTGCTTCGTGCGCGCGTCGAATCGGCAAAGGTCATGCTTCGAGATCGCGATGCATCGCTTTCCGCGGTCGCTCTCAGGTGCGGTTTCGCCGATCGAAGCCACTTCACGCGCGTATTCACCAAGCTCGTGGGCATAAGCCCTCGCGCCTGGGGCAACTTGACGAATGAGTGA
- a CDS encoding histidine kinase dimerization/phospho-acceptor domain-containing protein, translated as MRKIPSGILDGVTVRMEGRLDRTVDDGQGASHQVSEFESVLLAIAGHDLRQPLQAIQSVHDLLGEGERTESELRALSNSQTAIDRLRDQLDQLLGALRPCPTSSGRSES; from the coding sequence ATGCGCAAGATACCCAGCGGCATACTTGATGGCGTTACGGTTCGGATGGAAGGCCGGCTCGATCGCACCGTAGATGACGGCCAAGGCGCCTCACATCAGGTTTCGGAGTTCGAATCCGTGTTGCTCGCGATAGCCGGACACGATCTTCGCCAGCCGCTCCAGGCGATCCAAAGCGTCCACGATTTGCTGGGAGAGGGCGAACGAACCGAATCAGAGCTGCGCGCATTGAGCAACAGCCAAACCGCCATCGATCGATTGAGAGATCAGCTCGATCAACTGCTCGGCGCATTGCGCCCTTGCCCCACAAGCTCCGGGAGGTCCGAGAGCTAA